A genomic segment from Eremothecium gossypii ATCC 10895 chromosome III, complete sequence encodes:
- the HAC1 gene encoding transcription factor HAC1 (Syntenic homolog of Saccharomyces cerevisiae YFL031W (HAC1)) has protein sequence MTSHTVNDIPADFKSTLPPRKRAKTQEEKEQRRIERILRNRKAAHQSREKKRLHLLYLERKCALLERIVAHVDLGALVAARGDAALGRAVTEYEAVAREGSGTPSFAITLADERSDKDEGAGLSAATTPSVKSPCASGATPGSPCTTVGEEAFGRRDFVLEAKPEPLAAESYSYGAFAPAYEEGPRAFGGRPAASESWNLLLTQSQNYPLGGSSIFKDDLNEPFELTDSSVDFDHWRNPAAVVQWKRRV, from the coding sequence ATGACAAGCCACACCGTGAACGACATCCCTGCGGACTTCAAGTCGACGCTGCCGCCCCGCAAGCGGGCCAAGACGCAGGAGGAGAAGGAGCAGCGGCGGATCGAGCGGATCCTGCGCAACCGCAAGGCGGCGCACCAGTCGCGCGAGAAGAAGCGGCTGCACCTGCTGTACCTGGAGCGCAAGtgcgcgctgctggagcggATCGTGGCGCACGTGGACCTGGgcgcgctggtggcggcgcgcggggACGCGGCGCTGGGCCGGGCGGTCACGGAGTACGAGGCGGTGGCGCGCGAGGGCTCGGGCACGCCGTCGTTCGCGATCACGCTGGCGGACGAGCGCAGCGACAAGGACGAGGGCGCGGGGCTGTCGGCGGCGACGACGCCGAGCGTGAAGAGCCCCTGCGCGTCGGGCGCGACGCCGGGCTCGCCGTGCACGACGGTGGGCGAGGAGGCGTTCGGGCGCCGGGACTTCGTGCTGGAGGCGAAGCCGGAGCCGCTCGCGGCGGAGTCGTACTCGTACGGCGCGTTCGCGCCGGCGTACGAGGAGGGGCCGCGCGCGTTCGGCGGGCGGCCGGCCGCGAGCGAGTCGTGGAACCTGTTACTAACGCAGTCGCAGAACTACCCGTTGGGCGGCAGCAGTATCTTCAAGGACGACCTGAACGAGCCGTTCGAGTTGACTGATAGCTCGGTGGACTTTGACCATTGGCGCAATCCAGCAGCGGTTGTCCAGTGGAAGAGACGAGTGTGA
- the REX2 gene encoding Rex2p (Syntenic homolog of Saccharomyces cerevisiae YLR059C (REX2)) — MLRLRRQLRRICLSRPARRANPYLAPGELYKPIVWIDCEMTGLDHTSDHIIEVCCLVTDGHLNPVDDGYESVVHASAAALAAMDAWCTQHHGASGLTARALACPKSAAQVEAELLAYIRRLVPRPGRAVLAGNSVHMDRLFMLRDFPAVVAHLSHRIIDVSSLAEVCARHNPALHAATPRKRAAHTARADILESIAQLRWYRAHYLVPPEMTCTSADDPASPTPT, encoded by the coding sequence ATGCTTcgcctgcgccgccagctccgccgCATCTGCCTCTCgcgccccgcgcgccgcgccaaCCCCTACCTCGCGCCCGGCGAGCTCTACAAGCCCATCGTCTGGATCGACTGCGAGATGACCGGCCTCGACCACACCTCGGACCACATCATCGAGGTCTGCTGCCTCGTCACCGACGGGCACCTCAACCCCGTCGACGACGGCTACGAGAGCGTCGTGCAcgcctccgccgccgcgctcgccgccaTGGACGCCTGGTGCACCCAGCACCACGGCGCCAGCGGCCTCaccgcgcgcgcgctggccTGCCCCAAGTCCGCCGCGCAGGTCGAGGCAGAGCTGCTCGCCTACATCCGCCGTCTCGTCCCCCGCCCCGGCCGCGCCGTGCTCGCCGGCAACAGCGTGCACATGGACCGCCTGTTCATGCTGCGCGACTTCCCCGCCGTCGTCGCCCACCTGTCCCACCGCATCATCGACGTCTCCTCGCTCGCCGAGGTCTGCGCCCGCCACAACCCCGCGCTGCACGCCGCCACGCCCCGCAAGCGCGCCGCCCACACCGCCCGCGCCGACATCCTCGAGAGCATCGCCCAGCTCCGCTGGTACCGCGCCCACTACCTCGTGCCGCCCGAGATGACCTGCACATCCGCCGATGACCCGGCCAGCCCTACGCCTACATAG
- the RIM15 gene encoding protein kinase RIM15 (Syntenic homolog of Saccharomyces cerevisiae YFL033C (RIM15)), producing the protein MSEADVWQQAATAGRGAEQAHREARDADSASTSSVDSVNYLQYLEKATAKNPSVLLELDPDGNVKYVSQVWETVVGTRCAEVVGRPVSEVILGGDQDKLVFQKAVAMMCQDDRSCRVRFLTALGPERAAADGEAVVELEAQGTLIHDGEISSLPAHSMWIVKPFYEVDELDDLPPDFVKRLGFGAKLFSHYLQQIEDLEVLDEQELPTPKCELCRVCETLVPAWWLETHSEMCVCEHRIESAVQLIHDELVELKRLIEDLTGALGQPGAAAEYKGLALPQPDPSDLGPAKQAPVMLHPSLSCPNLSDDEHNPFRRASRSGKDARSLFHHVRFPFKQLSLLSDLCEDAININTSELLDADVREQDSPYGLLNMQSVTYRFSPNTKNNIDHVTAWDAQLGVDDPAINLLTQDTVELVKRKVEMVLRLDNTMRHSLKIKHEVDCQVVNLIKDKIESNKINLQADETMQDLGQAAQPLFGTSCSPSSSRIATPLPQRPQSRILTDSYMASSSVTDLKAVMNVGMPPLDYTSRSNSGSHPLSRSITPRQAITDHSSSAYQLPLTVSNSNTSGGTPVDTKPPTIGTPRASSTSQCNLPKLSTIINLTPRRGSPLSSVGMNTPFSTIQRKSTVKSIGEKSPMSSPFMVGSDLLSPEGHLPSATAPKPPLSPLLLATNQAKAPTPSIKDYDIIKPISKGAYGSVYLAYKRITGEYFAIKVLRKSDMIAKNQVTNVKSERVIMMVQSEKPYVAKLYATFQNKENLFLVMEYLSGGDLATLIKMMGNLPDKWAKQYITEVIIGVDDMHMSGIIHHDLKPDNLLIDSNGHVKLTDFGLSRIGLIQRHKKHHSRHCSIQAVTSKSRHNSLTPDEALEQNGAVTCTPSNLLEGLMVSRRGERSDSISSSHSQLDAQTLHRTGSQVSFSIMDISRSGTPPPPLPAPIASLQNQLSQQPGQQQHSHMNQPQQLSLAPSSSGSMPKRSASVFSSDNSDTSRDFALFHPDEDGSRRFFGTPDYLSPETILGTGESGASDWWSVGCILFEFLLGYPPFHASTVEDVFKNILSGQIDWPSFPNKETELEYLSPEAKDLILKLLESNPEERLGANGAQEIKEHPYFKGINWSKVYDEEASFVPTVDNPEDTDYFDLRGADLDELLRDNYGEDDLQSTSGMHTPNSSMRTDKKQPSNHSSGNSTPVPKMSIASVFDPLSQDNTSSNSNSPILKHIPLAIPPHLRERRPSKLNDIQTEFGSFSYRNLSALDKANKDTINRLKSEHYSDHHHVRASPGSLSSSSSEASSKLKAANPGSSASSPICNNAGKGTFSRAGSPQMARTHSPSRRNSIEQSAAPGAGTITQRRHTWDHHITLDNDYPPPGPPITKFKSPLSPTQNMGTSRSRMQSRTSSQRTSISEISMEDDERHIALSKVNTLRSRRRSGRKSSSGTSEVGYNMDVLLCEPIPIHRYRLTRDLESLGCSVVAVGTGDEIVRRATSGVRFDLIITTLKLPKIGAVDITRLLRQTTSINCTTPIVAVTVNYHDAGTHIFDDVLERPIGTEQLRKLVSKYALFKSQQHEDTILSDSEM; encoded by the coding sequence ATGAGCGAGGCAGACGTGTGGCAGCAGGCCGCCACGGCGGGGCGGGGCGCGGAGCAGGCGCATCGCGAGGCGCGCGATGCGGACTCGGCGTCTACGTCGTCGGTGGACTCGGTGAACTATCTGCAGTACCTTGAGAAGGCGACGGCCAAGAACCCGTCTGTGTTGCTAGAGCTCGATCCGGACGGCAACGTCAAGTACGTGTCGCAGGTGTGGGAGACGGTGGTGGGGACGCGGTGCGCGGAGGTGGTGGGGCGGCCGGTGTCGGAGGTGATCCTGGGGGGCGACCAGGACAAGCTGGTGTTCCAGAAGGCGGTGGCGATGATGTGCCAGGACGACCGCAGCTGCCGGGTGCGGTTTCTGACGGCGCTGGGCCcggagcgcgcggcggcggacggGGAGGCGGTGGTGGAGCTCGAGGCGCAGGGGACGCTGATCCACGACGGGGAGATCAGCAGCCTGCCGGCGCACTCGATGTGGATCGTGAAGCCGTTCTACGAGGTGGACGAGCTGGACGACTTGCCGCCGGACTTCGTGAAGCGGCTCGGCTTCGGGGCGAAGCTCTTCTCGCACTACTTGCAGCAGATCGAGGATCTGGAGGTGCTAGACGAGCAGGAGCTCCCAACGCCGAAGTGCGAGCTCTGCCGCGTGTGCGAGACGCTCGTGCCGGCGTGGTGGTTGGAGACGCACTCGGAGATGTGCGTGTGCGAGCACCGGATCGAGAGCGCGGTGCAGCTCATCCACGATGAGTTGGTGGAGCTCAAGAGGCTGATAGAAGACTTGACCGGCGCGCTCGGCCAGcccggcgcggcggcggagtACAAGGGTCTCGCGTTGCCGCAGCCGGACCCTAGCGACCTGGGCCCTGCGAAGCAGGCGCCCGTGATGCTCCATCCGTCCCTGAGCTGCCCGAACTTGTCCGACGACGAGCACAACCCGTTCCGCCGCGCGAGCCGCTCGGGCAAGGACGCACGGTCGCTGTTCCACCACGTGCGCTTCCCCTTCAAGCAGCTTTCGCTGTTGAGCGATTTGTGTGAGGACGCCATCAACATCAACACCAGCGAGTTGCTCGACGCGGACGTGCGGGAGCAGGACTCGCCCTACGGCCTTCTTAACATGCAGTCGGTTACATATCGCTTCTCTCCGAACACCAAGAACAACATAGATCACGTAACTGCCTGGGATGCCCAATTGGGGGTCGACGACCCAGCCATAAACCTGTTGACACAGGATACCGTCGAGCTTGTTAAACGGAAGGTGGAGATGGTCCTCAGGTTAGACAATACGATGAGGCATTCGTTGAAGATAAAGCATGAGGTGGATTGCCAGGTTGTGAATTTGATAAAGGATAAAATTGAGAGCAACAAAATCAACCTGCAGGCCGACGAAACGATGCAGGATCTGGGACaggccgcgcagccgctATTTGGCACGTCTTGCAGTCCATCCTCCTCCAGAATTGCTACACCGCTTCCACAGAGGCCCCAGAGCCGTATTCTAACGGACAGCTACATGGCGTCGAGCTCCGTCACGGACCTGAAGGCCGTCATGAACGTGGGTATGCCGCCCCTGGACTATACCTCACGGTCCAACTCGGGCTCGCATCCGCTGTCGCGGTCTATAACGCCGCGGCAGGCTATTACCGACCACTCCTCAAGCGCCTaccagctgccgctgacGGTATCCAACAGTAACACATCCGGAGGCACGCCCGTTGATACGAAACCGCCCACGATTGGGACCCCGCGTGCCTCCTCTACCTCTCAATGCAATCTGCCCAAGCTGAGCACTATCATTAATCTGACGCCTAGAAGAGGCTCGCCGCTGTCATCTGTCGGCATGAACACACCGTTCTCAACAATACAGCGGAAAAGTACTGTCAAAAGCATCGGAGAGAAATCTCCGATGTCTTCACCATTTATGGTCGGGTCTGACTTGTTGTCACCGGAGGGGCACTTACCATCAGCGACTGCCCCGAAGCCTCCTCTATCGCCCTTGTTACTAGCAACAAACCAAGCCAAGGCACCAACGCCATCCATTAAAGATTATGATATTATTAAACCAATAAGCAAGGGTGCTTATGGGAGTGTCTATTTAGCCTATAAGCGCATTACAGGAGAATATTTTGCCATCAAGGTACTAAGGAAGTCCGATATGATCGCTAAGAACCAAGTGACGAATGTGAAGTCCGAGAGGGTTATAATGATGGTCCAGAGTGAAAAACCATACGTTGCAAAGTTGTACGCCACTTTTCAAAATAAGGAAAACTTGTTTCTAGTGATGGAATATCTAAGCGGGGGGGATTTGGCCACACTAATCAAGATGATGGGCAATTTGCCAGACAAATGGGCAAAACAGTACATCACCGAAGTTATTATTGGCGTTGACGATATGCACATGAGCGGGATCATCCACCATGATTTGAAACCGGATAATTTGTTAATAGACTCGAATGGTCATGTGAAATTAACTGATTTCGGGCTTTCTCGGATAGGTTTGATTCAGCGTCATAAAAAGCACCATAGTAGACATTGTTCTATCCAGGCGGTGACGTCAAAGTCGAGACACAACAGTCTAACACCGGATGAAGCTCTAGAGCAAAACGGAGCCGTTACCTGCACACCAAGCAACTTACTCGAAGGACTGATGGTCAGTAGGAGAGGTGAGCGTTCCGATTCTATTTCCAGTTCCCATTCCCAGCTAGATGCACAGACTTTACATCGAACTGGTTCACAGGTGTCCTTCTCTATTATGGACATATCTAGATCTGGGACGCCGCCTCCCCCTCTGCCCGCTCCTATAGCGTCCCTTCAGAATCAACTGTCTCAACAACCCGGGCAACAGCAGCATTCGCATATGAATCAGCCGCAACAACTGTCTTTGGCTCCTTCAAGTAGTGGAAGCATGCCCAAGAGAAGCGCGTCGGTGTTCTCCTCTGACAACTCTGACACTTCCCGCGACTTCGCCTTGTTCCATCCCGATGAAGATGGAAGCAGGCGGTTTTTCGGCACACCCGACTATCTCTCGCCGGAGACAATATTGGGCACAGGTGAAAGCGGTGCCTCAGATTGGTGGTCTGTGGGTTGTATCCTCTTCGAGTTTCTACTAGGCTATCCTCCATTCCATGCGTCCACGGTAGAGGACGTCTTCAAGAACATCCTCAGTGGTCAAATTGATTGGCCTTCATTCCCGAACAAAGAAACTGAACTGGAATACCTTTCGCCTGAGGCGAAAGACCTAATATTGAAGCTATTGGAATCAAATCCAGAAGAGCGCTTGGGCGCGAATGGGGCGCAGGAAATAAAGGAGCATCCATACTTCAAAGGCATTAACTGGAGCAAGGTATACGATGAAGAAGCGTCTTTTGTGCCAACTGTTGATAACCCAGAGGATACAGATTATTTTGATCTTCGAGGAGCTGATTTGGATGAATTGCTGCGCGACAATTATGGTGAAGATGATTTGCAAAGTACTAGCGGGATGCATACTCCAAACTCATCCATGCGGACGGACAAAAAACAGCCCAGCAACCACAGTAGCGGCAACAGCACGCCTGTGCCAAAAATGAGTATTGCTTCAGTTTTTGACCCGCTTTCGCAAGACAATACGAGTAGTAATAGTAACTCGCCGATATTGAAACATATCCCCTTGGCGATTCCTCCTCATTTGAGGGAAAGGCGGCCTAGCAAGTTGAATGATATTCAAACAGAATTTGGCTCTTTCAGCTATCGAAATCTAAGCGCTCTGGACAAAGCAAATAAAGATACCATAAATAGGTTGAAAAGCGAGCACTACTCAGATCACCATCACGTCAGGGCATCTCCTGGCTCTCTGTCAAGCTCTTCTTCCGAGGCATCCTCCAAGCTAAAAGCCGCCAACCCAGGCTCCAGTGCTTCGTCTCCAATCTGCAATAATGCCGGTAAAGGAACCTTTAGCAGAGCAGGTTCTCCGCAGATGGCTCGGACACATTCTCCAAGCAGGCGGAACAGCATAGAGCAGTCGGCTGCTCCCGGCGCCGGTACAATCACGCAGCGGCGCCACACCTGGGACCACCACATTACTCTGGATAACGACTATCCTCCACCAGGCCCGCCCATCACAAAGTTCAAGTCGCCCCTCTCGCCAACCCAGAACATGGGGACTTCTCGCTCAAGGATGCAGTCCAGGACGTCTTCCCAGCGCACCAGCATCAGCGAAATCTCGATGGAGGACGACGAGCGCCACATAGCACTCTCCAAAGTGAACACCTTGCGCAGCCGCAGGCGTAGCGGAAGAAAAAGCTCCTCCGGCACAAGCGAGGTGGGATACAACATGGATGTCTTGCTCTGTGAACCCATTCCCATCCACAGGTATCGCCTCACCAGAGACCTCGAGTCTTTGGGATGCTCCGTCGTCGCCGTAGGCACGGGCGACGAAATCGTTCGACGCGCAACCAGCGGCGTCCGCTTCGACCTCATCATAACCACCCTGAAGCTCCCCAAAATCGGCGCAGTCGACATCACCCGTCTCTTGCGCCAGACCACGAGCATCAACTGCACCACCCCCATCGTGGCCGTCACTGTCAACTATCATGACGCAGGAACCCACATCTTCGACGACGTCCTAGAGAGACCGATCGGAACGGAACAATTGCGCAAATTGGTTTCCAAATATGCCCTTTTTAAATCTCAGCAACATGAAGACACCATCCTGAGTGATTCCGAAATGTAG
- the FRS1 gene encoding phenylalanine--tRNA ligase subunit beta (Syntenic homolog of Saccharomyces cerevisiae YLR060W (FRS1)): MPTISVYKQQLFDLLGKNYSNEEFDELCFEFGIELDEDTTEEALKNNEEPELKIEIGANRYDLLCIEGIAQSLNEYVGRAETPKYKLAAPTTKLYIEPSTEQIRPYAAAAILRNIKFDERSYASFIALQDKLHSNLCRNRTLVAMGTHDLDSIQGPFHYKALPPTDFKFVPLFQSKELTGKEVVDLYKTPEQKNNLGRFVHIIENSPVYPVIFDSQDQVCSLPPLINSERSKISIDTRNVFIEVTATDRTKAEVVLNQLVAMFSRYCEDKFSVEAVEIVSEHNNESRITPNFTERKINVSAEYINSCLGLQLSLEEICACLKKMSLHGKPAGNDKDTIEVSIPITRPDILHPCDVLEDAAVGYGYNNLPKHNKLSNANFVAAPLPINKVSDIFRIASSQASWLEVLPLTLCSHDENFKFLRLEDDGTTAVKLANPKTAEYQVVRTSLLSGILKTVRENRKQALPIKVFESGDVVFKNPALERKAYNERHWAAVYVGKNSGFEIIQGLLGKIMQTFRTSWLPDYGKDSDGRGYWIEEDTSIPTYFPGRGAKVMFRSRQGAEVKQIGHLGVLHPEVMNNFEIPYAGSYVELNSEVFL, translated from the coding sequence ATGCCAACCATCTCTGTTTACAAACAGCAGTTATTTGATTTATTGGGGAAGAACTACTCCAATGAGGAATTTGACGAGCTATGCTTTGAATTCGGTATTGAGTTAGACGAAGATACCACGGAGGAAGCTCTCAAGAACAACGAGGAGCCGGAGCTCAAGATCGAAATTGGTGCCAACCGGTACGATCTGCTCTGCATCGAGGGTATTGCGCAGTCGCTCAATGAGTACGTGGGGCGTGCGGAGACGCCAAAGTACAAGCTTGCGGCGCCCACGACGAAGCTATACATCGAGCCATCGACCGAGCAGATCCGGCCATACGCTGCAGCTGCGATATTGAGGAATATCAAGTTTGACGAGCGGTCCTACGCATCCTTCATAGCATTGCAGGATAAGCTGCATTCTAACTTGTGCCGGAACAGAACTCTGGTTGCCATGGGCACACACGACCTGGACAGTATTCAGGGCCCATTTCATTACAAGGCGTTGCCTCCAACTGACTTCAAGTTTGTTCCGCTATTCCAGAGTAAAGAGTTGACGGGTAAGGAGGTGGTGGATCTTTATAAAACGCCAGAGCAGAAGAACAATCTCGGTCGGTTTGTTCACATTATCGAAAACTCGCCTGTATACCCTGTTATCTTTGACTCTCAGGATCAAGTTTGCTCTCTGCCTCCTTTAATCAACTCCGAGCGCTCCAAGATCTCCATTGACACGCGCAATGTTTTCATTGAAGTTACCGCTACCGACAGAACCAAGGCGGAGGTAGTGTTGAACCAGCTGGTAGCTATGTTTTCGCGCTACTGTGAGGACAAATTTTCAGTTGAAGCGGTTGAAATTGTATCTGAACACAACAACGAATCTCGTATCACTCCAAACTTCACTGAGAGAAAGATTAATGTGTCCGCAGAATACATAAACTCTTGTTTGGGTCTACAGCTATCCCTGGAGGAGATATGTGCCTGCTTAAAGAAAATGTCGCTGCACGGAAAGCCAGCTGGCAATGACAAAGATACCATTGAGGTGTCGATTCCTATCACTAGACCAGATATTTTGCATCCCTGTGACGTTTTAGAGGATGCAGCTGTCGGTTACGGTTACAACAACTTGCCTAAGCATAACAAACTATCCAATGCGAACTTTGTCGCTGCTCCTTTGCCAATCAACAAGGTTTCTGATATCTTCAGGATCGCATCCTCTCAAGCCTCTTGGCTAGAAGTACTGCCTCTAACTCTATGCTCGCATGATGAAAACTTTAAATttttgaggctagaggaCGACGGCACAACTGCCGTTAAGCTAGCAAACCCAAAAACTGCGGAGTACCAAGTCGTCAGAACCAGTCTACTGTCTGGTATCTTGAAAACTGTCAGGGAGAACAGAAAGCAGGCATTGCCTATTAAAGTCTTCGAAAGTGGTGATGTTGTGTTCAAGAATCCTGCGCTAGAGAGAAAGGCCTACAACGAGCGCCACTGGGCTGCTGTTTACGTAGGCAAGAACTCTGGTTTTGAGATTATTCAGGGTCTTTTGGGGAAGATCATGCAGACCTTTAGAACATCTTGGCTTCCAGATTACGGGAAAGACTCTGATGGAAGGGGCTACTGGATTGAGGAAGATACCTCAATCCCAACCTACTTCCCCGGTAGAGGCGCCAAAGTTATGTTTAGGTCTAGACAGGGCGCAGAGGTCAAGCAAATTGGCCACTTGGGCGTCTTGCATCCTGAAGTTATGAACAATTTCGAAATTCCGTACGCGGGATCCTACGTAGAATTGAACTCCGAGGTTTTCTTGTAG